In one window of Fibrobacter sp. UWH6 DNA:
- a CDS encoding type B 50S ribosomal protein L31 yields MKEGIHPNYQPVVFVDANTGKEYITRSTKSSAEKKTIDGVEYSVISLEITADTHPFWTGKQHRVDTAGRIDRFNKRFAGNITGAKRKTRKAERPAADAE; encoded by the coding sequence ATGAAAGAAGGTATCCACCCTAACTATCAACCGGTCGTGTTCGTCGATGCGAATACGGGTAAAGAATATATCACCCGCTCCACGAAGTCTTCCGCCGAAAAGAAGACTATCGATGGTGTAGAGTACAGTGTGATCTCTCTCGAAATTACTGCAGATACCCATCCGTTCTGGACTGGTAAGCAGCATCGCGTGGATACCGCTGGCCGTATCGATCGCTTCAACAAGCGTTTCGCCGGCAACATCACTGGTGCAAAGCGCAAGACTCGCAAGGCAGAACGCCCGGCAGCTGACGCTGAATAA
- a CDS encoding DUF1788 domain-containing protein, which translates to MKGDITERLDKLRKKFQNADFLQGHGLANEVNINIFCYDPKDEMVVRHFVSQALSDASLASKCNLKECNLYRIFLSICDDFAITAGAPDVEIKRGREHMLKVLQRAANNKSFVAKMQYPDHKLGDVLLLTGVGEVYPYMRMHSLLEAIQPEFSDIPVVVMYPGKFDGRSLKLFDKLIPNSYYRAFNII; encoded by the coding sequence ATGAAAGGTGATATCACTGAACGACTGGATAAACTTCGTAAGAAATTCCAAAATGCGGACTTTCTACAGGGCCATGGCCTCGCCAATGAGGTTAATATCAACATATTCTGCTATGACCCGAAAGATGAAATGGTCGTCCGCCATTTTGTATCTCAGGCTTTGTCTGACGCATCCTTGGCTTCTAAATGCAATCTGAAAGAATGCAACCTGTACAGGATTTTCCTTTCTATTTGCGATGACTTTGCAATTACGGCGGGAGCCCCTGATGTTGAAATTAAGCGTGGACGCGAGCACATGCTGAAAGTGTTGCAGCGTGCTGCCAACAATAAGTCCTTTGTGGCCAAAATGCAGTACCCGGATCATAAACTGGGTGATGTGTTGCTTTTGACTGGTGTAGGGGAGGTTTACCCGTACATGCGCATGCATTCCCTGCTGGAGGCTATCCAGCCTGAATTTTCCGATATCCCGGTGGTCGTTATGTATCCGGGTAAGTTCGACGGTCGAAGCTTGAAGTTGTTTGACAAGCTGATTCCTAACTCCTATTACCGAGCTTTTAACATTATCTAA
- a CDS encoding helix-turn-helix domain-containing protein → MQFTSKDFDASFWKELQKIVLQVLQDHLNKKDSPEVLDVEGAALYTKLSKRTLYRMASSHEIASVKLRNRLAFKKDDLDQYINSVRRKSDYELYQSS, encoded by the coding sequence ATGCAATTCACCTCAAAAGACTTTGATGCCTCCTTCTGGAAGGAACTGCAAAAGATTGTTCTTCAAGTTTTGCAGGATCACCTAAACAAGAAGGATTCACCCGAAGTCCTTGATGTCGAGGGAGCGGCTCTGTACACAAAGCTTTCAAAACGTACTCTGTATCGAATGGCTTCGAGCCACGAAATTGCCTCCGTCAAACTGAGAAACCGACTCGCATTCAAGAAGGATGATCTGGATCAGTACATAAACTCAGTCAGACGAAAGTCAGACTACGAATTGTACCAATCCAGTTAG
- a CDS encoding DUF1819 family protein, protein MPEVLYKSSLTREPFLFYEMRTVSRLLETGMDRSSIVETIAKQNLFQYPTERSSQRMAKACLARIGFLPDAALVPIIASGLVDEAKQACLYALMRQYRLVLDFMVTVVGEKFRTMDLSWGPSEAHNFLTRLREQNESVAEWSESTTREVRRVLVRTLMETGYLSGLKASSIEPVTIYPSVENVIRAAGDMTYLSAFNCFV, encoded by the coding sequence ATGCCTGAAGTTCTGTATAAATCCTCTTTGACTAGAGAGCCTTTCCTGTTCTACGAAATGCGTACAGTGAGTCGCCTTTTGGAGACTGGAATGGACCGATCCAGCATTGTTGAAACGATTGCTAAGCAGAACCTGTTCCAGTATCCGACGGAACGCTCCTCACAGCGTATGGCGAAGGCTTGCCTAGCTCGTATAGGATTCTTGCCTGATGCGGCACTGGTCCCGATTATCGCCTCTGGTCTTGTGGATGAGGCTAAACAGGCTTGTCTGTATGCTTTGATGCGGCAATATCGGTTGGTTTTGGACTTTATGGTCACGGTGGTTGGAGAGAAGTTCCGCACGATGGACCTGTCCTGGGGGCCTAGTGAGGCTCACAATTTCTTGACCCGATTAAGGGAGCAGAACGAGTCGGTTGCTGAATGGAGCGAGTCTACCACGAGGGAAGTTCGTCGCGTTCTGGTGAGGACGTTGATGGAAACTGGCTATTTGTCCGGATTAAAAGCCTCAAGCATCGAGCCTGTGACAATTTACCCGTCCGTAGAGAATGTTATACGTGCTGCCGGTGACATGACATATTTATCCGCTTTTAACTGCTTTGTGTAG
- the brxC gene encoding BREX system P-loop protein BrxC: MIIRSMFRDDINRKIGGVVKVGETTDSVLAQEMSEYVVTRELRRHFSDFFSAYADAFDSPTDDVGVWISGFFGSGKSHFLKMLSFILANCEFGGTKAVEVFREKWADAGSFMNVDKSTKAPTDTILFNIDIEGFASKDKTAVLKVFAKVFYNFRGFYGEDLKVARLEQHLESEGKTQAFHDAFRAATNRDWFDLRATALDFSPAAVATAMSQVLDMTEEDAYKWIDGEANVETSIKQLVSEISKFVSKKPKDYRLLFMVDEVGQYVGADTDLLLNLQSVVEEIGSKCQGKVWVVCTGQEAIDEIIKARVNEFSRIQARFKTRLSLSSSAADEVIQERILKKKDEAADALRQVYETNDSVLRNLFTFKDCVLDIKGYVGAEDFTRNFPFVPYQFRLLQKVFGEIRKHGNSGTHLAGGERSMLSGFQEAAVKIQEKNEFALAPFYLFYDTVCSFLNSDIRRVIERCREAAENGNGIEIQDVDVLKLLYLIRYVDDIKANLDNIIVLMADNIQLDKISKREEIQHSLDRLLSQNYIGRNGEIYNFLTNEEQEIQRAIENDTVVDTSDVVSKIGSIIFDQIYDIRKFRYGNGKYDFDFDRIVDNQTISGGSGGMILQILTAATDPADKRDAILMNNSVGRAIVVLPDVKYYEQLERAMKIRKYVKQRNVAQSSKLVQDIIRGQIDNAGSLEANAQELLTKAIEGAVYYVDGNKIDCSGDARKRLNQALEVLVAHIYKNLGMVTRNYESDLDIVSILNGEAPSFDGTEPNVEAMTKVEEYLDMQDRMKATTSMADLHRRYGEKPYGWREIDIAGIVAYLIYKQKVTIKYAGNTVQPNDAKMLDMLRRKSETGKTIVSKRLSVSSMKMKNAVSFLREYLHAMSVPTDEDGLVKFILDNLDLQRNNYAQYKARYTGRSYPDFGIVCKAIELMENITSQKSDNIALVDRLLEKQDELLDSRERMERVSNFLTTQYSLFDSAVKLAQDLKNDQEYINENNEARRALEELNSIIEIPAGEPYCYGRIPELNELISRLKTLHSEMLKAKRSAVINSIAQSRELVKQAAGAEESGKVAYLVNEAYNFLEAKKEYADKLANLALLDALLPQISSKVDGFCLRIEDALRQTAEPIPAPDVPCSPEQPKSAPKKYVKVSRMQVFRPKHLETESEVNAYVEEIRKQMLNLLKGNDGIELN; encoded by the coding sequence ATGATCATTAGAAGTATGTTCCGTGATGACATTAACCGCAAAATTGGTGGTGTTGTCAAGGTGGGCGAAACTACCGATTCCGTTCTTGCCCAGGAAATGAGCGAATACGTCGTGACCCGCGAGCTCCGCAGGCACTTTTCGGATTTCTTTAGCGCCTACGCAGATGCCTTTGACTCGCCGACAGACGATGTCGGCGTATGGATTTCCGGCTTCTTTGGATCTGGTAAATCTCATTTCCTCAAGATGCTTTCCTTCATTTTGGCAAATTGCGAATTTGGAGGTACAAAGGCTGTAGAGGTGTTCCGTGAAAAGTGGGCCGATGCAGGCTCCTTCATGAACGTAGATAAGTCAACCAAGGCACCTACGGATACAATTCTCTTTAACATTGACATTGAAGGCTTCGCGTCAAAGGATAAAACCGCCGTCCTCAAGGTCTTTGCCAAGGTGTTTTACAACTTCCGGGGCTTCTATGGGGAAGATCTCAAGGTTGCCCGACTGGAACAGCATCTTGAATCTGAGGGCAAAACCCAGGCTTTCCATGACGCCTTCCGTGCGGCGACAAATAGGGATTGGTTTGACCTCCGTGCTACTGCGCTGGACTTTTCCCCTGCGGCGGTGGCAACTGCTATGTCCCAGGTTCTTGACATGACCGAGGAGGATGCTTACAAGTGGATTGATGGCGAGGCAAATGTGGAGACCTCCATCAAGCAGTTGGTAAGTGAGATAAGCAAGTTCGTATCCAAGAAGCCCAAGGACTATCGTCTTCTATTCATGGTGGATGAAGTCGGTCAGTATGTGGGTGCCGATACGGATCTTCTCTTGAATCTTCAGTCTGTGGTTGAAGAAATTGGTAGTAAGTGCCAAGGCAAGGTCTGGGTGGTTTGTACCGGTCAGGAAGCTATTGACGAGATTATCAAGGCCCGAGTGAACGAATTCTCCCGAATTCAGGCTCGTTTCAAGACACGTTTGTCTCTGTCCTCTAGTGCTGCTGACGAAGTTATCCAGGAACGTATTCTAAAGAAGAAGGACGAAGCAGCAGATGCTCTTCGCCAGGTCTATGAGACAAATGACTCCGTTCTTCGAAACCTGTTTACTTTTAAGGACTGCGTACTTGATATCAAGGGGTATGTTGGTGCGGAGGACTTTACCCGCAACTTCCCCTTTGTCCCTTATCAGTTCCGTCTTTTGCAGAAGGTCTTTGGCGAAATTCGTAAGCATGGAAACTCCGGCACTCATTTGGCTGGTGGTGAACGTTCCATGCTTTCGGGCTTCCAGGAAGCTGCTGTGAAGATCCAGGAGAAGAATGAGTTTGCCCTGGCGCCCTTCTATCTGTTTTATGACACGGTTTGCTCCTTCCTCAACAGCGATATTCGCCGAGTAATCGAACGCTGTAGGGAAGCTGCTGAAAATGGAAACGGTATTGAGATTCAGGATGTTGATGTCCTCAAATTGCTCTACTTGATTCGATACGTAGATGATATTAAGGCTAATCTGGATAATATCATTGTCCTTATGGCCGACAATATCCAGTTGGATAAGATTAGCAAGCGAGAAGAAATCCAGCACAGCTTGGATAGGCTTCTTTCTCAGAATTACATTGGCCGCAATGGTGAGATATACAACTTCCTTACCAATGAAGAGCAGGAAATTCAGCGTGCCATTGAAAATGACACTGTAGTCGATACTTCCGATGTGGTTTCTAAAATTGGCTCGATTATTTTTGACCAGATTTACGATATCAGGAAGTTCCGTTACGGAAATGGCAAGTACGATTTTGACTTTGACCGCATAGTCGATAATCAGACTATTTCTGGTGGCTCGGGTGGCATGATTTTGCAAATTTTGACTGCTGCCACGGATCCTGCGGATAAGCGCGATGCCATCTTGATGAACAACTCCGTTGGCCGAGCCATTGTTGTTTTGCCTGACGTCAAGTATTACGAACAGCTTGAACGTGCTATGAAAATTCGCAAGTACGTGAAGCAGCGTAATGTAGCCCAGTCCTCCAAGCTGGTGCAGGATATTATTCGCGGTCAGATAGACAACGCTGGATCTCTTGAGGCAAACGCCCAGGAACTCCTCACAAAGGCCATTGAGGGTGCTGTCTACTATGTTGACGGTAATAAGATTGATTGTTCTGGGGACGCTCGCAAGAGGCTGAACCAGGCCCTGGAAGTCCTTGTTGCCCACATCTACAAGAATCTCGGCATGGTAACCCGTAATTACGAATCTGATTTGGATATTGTATCGATTCTAAACGGGGAAGCTCCTTCCTTTGACGGTACTGAACCCAATGTGGAGGCAATGACCAAGGTTGAGGAATACCTTGACATGCAGGACCGTATGAAGGCTACTACGTCCATGGCTGACCTGCATCGTCGTTATGGTGAGAAACCCTACGGCTGGCGCGAAATTGATATTGCCGGCATTGTTGCCTACTTGATTTACAAGCAGAAGGTTACCATCAAGTATGCTGGGAATACTGTACAGCCTAATGACGCCAAAATGCTTGATATGCTCCGTCGCAAAAGCGAAACCGGCAAGACGATTGTTAGCAAGCGTCTATCGGTGTCCTCGATGAAGATGAAAAATGCAGTTAGCTTCCTTCGTGAATACCTGCATGCAATGTCTGTCCCCACCGATGAAGATGGTCTTGTAAAGTTCATTCTTGATAACCTGGATCTCCAACGCAACAATTACGCTCAGTACAAGGCTCGTTACACCGGTCGTTCCTATCCGGATTTTGGAATTGTTTGCAAGGCTATTGAACTGATGGAGAACATTACATCCCAGAAGTCCGATAACATTGCCCTGGTAGACCGTCTCCTTGAAAAACAGGACGAACTTCTTGATAGCCGCGAGCGAATGGAGCGGGTCAGCAATTTCTTGACAACCCAGTATTCTCTATTCGATTCTGCGGTCAAGTTGGCTCAGGACCTTAAGAATGACCAGGAATACATCAATGAAAATAACGAGGCCCGTAGAGCACTGGAAGAACTCAATAGCATTATTGAAATCCCTGCAGGGGAACCTTACTGCTATGGCCGTATTCCCGAACTTAACGAATTGATTTCCAGGCTTAAGACTCTACATAGCGAGATGTTGAAGGCCAAGCGTAGTGCTGTGATAAATTCTATAGCTCAAAGTAGGGAACTTGTGAAGCAGGCTGCTGGCGCCGAGGAAAGTGGCAAGGTTGCCTATTTGGTAAACGAAGCCTATAACTTCCTGGAAGCTAAGAAGGAATACGCGGATAAGTTGGCTAATTTGGCTCTTCTGGACGCCCTCCTTCCTCAAATATCAAGTAAGGTGGATGGTTTTTGCCTGCGTATCGAGGATGCTCTTAGGCAGACCGCAGAACCTATTCCCGCTCCGGATGTTCCCTGTTCCCCAGAACAGCCGAAGTCTGCGCCCAAGAAGTATGTGAAGGTGTCTCGCATGCAGGTGTTCCGCCCGAAACATTTGGAAACAGAGTCTGAGGTGAATGCTTACGTAGAAGAAATCCGTAAGCAGATGTTGAACTTGCTGAAGGGTAACGACGGTATTGAACTGAATTAA